From Cataglyphis hispanica isolate Lineage 1 chromosome 3, ULB_Chis1_1.0, whole genome shotgun sequence, a single genomic window includes:
- the LOC126859458 gene encoding tyrosine-protein kinase Src64B isoform X2, producing MGKCCSKRQEPQPIGYKKAETALSSKHSNGGSLDRYTADPNQRGVQARADIIRPRPTPSHSQRANKIVVALYNYTARESTDVSFMKGDRMEVLDDSEPDWWRVLHLTTLQEGLIPWNFVAVERSVESEDWFFENVSRKEAGKLLLVDENPRGTFLVRPSEHNPRGYSLSVKDWEEGRGHHVKHYKIKPLDNGGFFIATNQTFSSLPALVMAYSKNALGLCHVLSKPCPKPQPDMWDLGPELRDKWEINRNEIQLISELGNGNFGKVYYGKWRNKIEVAVKTLRPGTMSTEAFLQEAAIMKQFRHRHLVALYAVCSKEEPIYIVQEYMCNGSLLDFLRKGDGKYMQFEDLIYIAAQVASGMEYLESKQLIHRDLAARNVLIGEKNKAKICDFGLARVIEDDEYCPKQGSRFPVKWTSPEAIVYGRFSIKSDVWSYGILLMELFTYGQVPYPGMHGREVIEQVDKGYRMPKPLNHPLPDSIYRLMLQCWDASPEKRPTFEFLNHYFESFNVTSEIPYLEPPTD from the exons ATGGGGAAGTGTTGCAGTAAACGGCAAGAGCCTCAACCAATCg GTTATAAGAAGGCAGAGACGGCACTCAGCTCAAAGCACAGCAATGGAGGTTCCTTGGACCGATACACCGCCGACCCAAATCAGAGAGGCGTGCAAGCTCGGGCGGATATCATCCGACCGAGGCCGACACCCT CACACTCGCAAAGAGCCAACAAGATCGTGGTGGCTCTGTACAATTATACGGCGCGGGAAAGCACCGATGTTAGTTTTATGAAAGGTGACCGAATGGAGGTCCTCGACGATTCCGAGCCGGACTGGTGGAGAGTATTGCACTTGACAACCCTACAGGAAGGCCTGATTCCTTGGAACTTTGTGGCTGTCGAGCGATCGGTTGAGAGTGAAGA CTGGTTTTTCGAAAATGTGTCGCGCAAGGAGGCGGGCAAGCTGCTGTTGGTCGACGAGAATCCTCGCGGTACGTTTTTGGTGAGGCCGAGCGAGCACAATCCTCGGGGTTACAGCTTGTCGGTGAAGGACTGGGAAGAAGGAAGGGGCCATCACGTGAAACATTATAAGATTAAGCCGCTTGACAATGGCGGTTTCTTTATCGCCACCAATCAAACCTTCTCCAGCTTACCGGCTCTTGTTATGGCATACAGCA AGAACGCATTGGGTCTTTGTCACGTACTGTCGAAACCCTGTCCGAAACCACAGCCGGACATGTGGGATCTCGGGCCCGAGTTACGCGACAAATGGGAGATCAATAGGAATGAGATACAGCTGATCTCGGAATTGGGTAACGGCAATTTCGGCAAGGTTTATTATGGCAAGTGGCGAAACAAGATCGAAGTGGCAGTGAAAACATTACGTCCGGGGACTATGTCGACTGAGGCGTTTTTGCAAGAGGCTGCTATAATGAAGCAGTTCCGACATAGGCATCTGGTCGCGTTGTACGCGGTCTGCTCAAAGGAGGAGCCTATCTACATCGTACAGGAATACATGTGCAACGGTAGTCTATTGGACTTTCTTCGGAAAGGAGATGGCAAGTACATGCAATTTGAAGATTTGATATACATCGCGGCTCAGGTGGCCTCCGGTATGGAGTATCTTGAGAGCAAACAGCTCATACACAGAGATCTCGCGGCGAGAAACGTGCTGATCGGCGAGAAAAACAAGGCAAAGATTTGCGATTTTGGTCTCGCCAGGGTGATTGAGGACGATGAATACTGTCCGAAACAGGGTAGCAGGTTCCCCGTCAAGTGGACCTCGCCTGAAGCCATTGTCTACGGTAGGTTCAGCATCAAGAGCGATGTCTGGTCGTACGGAATCTTGCTGATGGAGCTTTTCACTTACGGACAAGTTCCTTATCCCG GTATGCATGGCCGCGAAGTGATCGAGCAAGTGGACAAGGGCTACCGTATGCCGAAACCATTAAACCATCCGCTACCTGATAGCATCTATCGATTGATGCTACAGTGCTGGGATGCCAGTCCTGAGAAGCGACCCACGTTCGAGTTCCTGAATCACTATTTCGAGTCGTTTAATGTCACTAGCGAAATACCTTATCTTGAACCGCCGACGGACTGA
- the LOC126859458 gene encoding tyrosine-protein kinase Src64B isoform X3 has protein sequence MEVPWTDTPPTQIREACKLGRISSDRGRHPNGRLGEDRDFAHSQRANKIVVALYNYTARESTDVSFMKGDRMEVLDDSEPDWWRVLHLTTLQEGLIPWNFVAVERSVESEDWFFENVSRKEAGKLLLVDENPRGTFLVRPSEHNPRGYSLSVKDWEEGRGHHVKHYKIKPLDNGGFFIATNQTFSSLPALVMAYSKNALGLCHVLSKPCPKPQPDMWDLGPELRDKWEINRNEIQLISELGNGNFGKVYYGKWRNKIEVAVKTLRPGTMSTEAFLQEAAIMKQFRHRHLVALYAVCSKEEPIYIVQEYMCNGSLLDFLRKGDGKYMQFEDLIYIAAQVASGMEYLESKQLIHRDLAARNVLIGEKNKAKICDFGLARVIEDDEYCPKQGSRFPVKWTSPEAIVYGRFSIKSDVWSYGILLMELFTYGQVPYPGMHGREVIEQVDKGYRMPKPLNHPLPDSIYRLMLQCWDASPEKRPTFEFLNHYFESFNVTSEIPYLEPPTD, from the exons ATGGAGGTTCCTTGGACCGATACACCGCCGACCCAAATCAGAGAGGCGTGCAAGCTCGGGCGGATATCATCCGACCGAGGCCGACACCCT AATGGCCGTCTGGGCGAAGATAGAGACTTTG CACACTCGCAAAGAGCCAACAAGATCGTGGTGGCTCTGTACAATTATACGGCGCGGGAAAGCACCGATGTTAGTTTTATGAAAGGTGACCGAATGGAGGTCCTCGACGATTCCGAGCCGGACTGGTGGAGAGTATTGCACTTGACAACCCTACAGGAAGGCCTGATTCCTTGGAACTTTGTGGCTGTCGAGCGATCGGTTGAGAGTGAAGA CTGGTTTTTCGAAAATGTGTCGCGCAAGGAGGCGGGCAAGCTGCTGTTGGTCGACGAGAATCCTCGCGGTACGTTTTTGGTGAGGCCGAGCGAGCACAATCCTCGGGGTTACAGCTTGTCGGTGAAGGACTGGGAAGAAGGAAGGGGCCATCACGTGAAACATTATAAGATTAAGCCGCTTGACAATGGCGGTTTCTTTATCGCCACCAATCAAACCTTCTCCAGCTTACCGGCTCTTGTTATGGCATACAGCA AGAACGCATTGGGTCTTTGTCACGTACTGTCGAAACCCTGTCCGAAACCACAGCCGGACATGTGGGATCTCGGGCCCGAGTTACGCGACAAATGGGAGATCAATAGGAATGAGATACAGCTGATCTCGGAATTGGGTAACGGCAATTTCGGCAAGGTTTATTATGGCAAGTGGCGAAACAAGATCGAAGTGGCAGTGAAAACATTACGTCCGGGGACTATGTCGACTGAGGCGTTTTTGCAAGAGGCTGCTATAATGAAGCAGTTCCGACATAGGCATCTGGTCGCGTTGTACGCGGTCTGCTCAAAGGAGGAGCCTATCTACATCGTACAGGAATACATGTGCAACGGTAGTCTATTGGACTTTCTTCGGAAAGGAGATGGCAAGTACATGCAATTTGAAGATTTGATATACATCGCGGCTCAGGTGGCCTCCGGTATGGAGTATCTTGAGAGCAAACAGCTCATACACAGAGATCTCGCGGCGAGAAACGTGCTGATCGGCGAGAAAAACAAGGCAAAGATTTGCGATTTTGGTCTCGCCAGGGTGATTGAGGACGATGAATACTGTCCGAAACAGGGTAGCAGGTTCCCCGTCAAGTGGACCTCGCCTGAAGCCATTGTCTACGGTAGGTTCAGCATCAAGAGCGATGTCTGGTCGTACGGAATCTTGCTGATGGAGCTTTTCACTTACGGACAAGTTCCTTATCCCG GTATGCATGGCCGCGAAGTGATCGAGCAAGTGGACAAGGGCTACCGTATGCCGAAACCATTAAACCATCCGCTACCTGATAGCATCTATCGATTGATGCTACAGTGCTGGGATGCCAGTCCTGAGAAGCGACCCACGTTCGAGTTCCTGAATCACTATTTCGAGTCGTTTAATGTCACTAGCGAAATACCTTATCTTGAACCGCCGACGGACTGA
- the LOC126859458 gene encoding tyrosine-protein kinase Src64B isoform X1, whose amino-acid sequence MGKCCSKRQEPQPIGYKKAETALSSKHSNGGSLDRYTADPNQRGVQARADIIRPRPTPCKLQISHQQPRKPNPPVKAASHSQRANKIVVALYNYTARESTDVSFMKGDRMEVLDDSEPDWWRVLHLTTLQEGLIPWNFVAVERSVESEDWFFENVSRKEAGKLLLVDENPRGTFLVRPSEHNPRGYSLSVKDWEEGRGHHVKHYKIKPLDNGGFFIATNQTFSSLPALVMAYSKNALGLCHVLSKPCPKPQPDMWDLGPELRDKWEINRNEIQLISELGNGNFGKVYYGKWRNKIEVAVKTLRPGTMSTEAFLQEAAIMKQFRHRHLVALYAVCSKEEPIYIVQEYMCNGSLLDFLRKGDGKYMQFEDLIYIAAQVASGMEYLESKQLIHRDLAARNVLIGEKNKAKICDFGLARVIEDDEYCPKQGSRFPVKWTSPEAIVYGRFSIKSDVWSYGILLMELFTYGQVPYPGMHGREVIEQVDKGYRMPKPLNHPLPDSIYRLMLQCWDASPEKRPTFEFLNHYFESFNVTSEIPYLEPPTD is encoded by the exons ATGGGGAAGTGTTGCAGTAAACGGCAAGAGCCTCAACCAATCg GTTATAAGAAGGCAGAGACGGCACTCAGCTCAAAGCACAGCAATGGAGGTTCCTTGGACCGATACACCGCCGACCCAAATCAGAGAGGCGTGCAAGCTCGGGCGGATATCATCCGACCGAGGCCGACACCCTGTAAGCTACAGATATCGCATCAACAACCCCGTAAACCGAATCCGCCTGTTAAAGCtgcat CACACTCGCAAAGAGCCAACAAGATCGTGGTGGCTCTGTACAATTATACGGCGCGGGAAAGCACCGATGTTAGTTTTATGAAAGGTGACCGAATGGAGGTCCTCGACGATTCCGAGCCGGACTGGTGGAGAGTATTGCACTTGACAACCCTACAGGAAGGCCTGATTCCTTGGAACTTTGTGGCTGTCGAGCGATCGGTTGAGAGTGAAGA CTGGTTTTTCGAAAATGTGTCGCGCAAGGAGGCGGGCAAGCTGCTGTTGGTCGACGAGAATCCTCGCGGTACGTTTTTGGTGAGGCCGAGCGAGCACAATCCTCGGGGTTACAGCTTGTCGGTGAAGGACTGGGAAGAAGGAAGGGGCCATCACGTGAAACATTATAAGATTAAGCCGCTTGACAATGGCGGTTTCTTTATCGCCACCAATCAAACCTTCTCCAGCTTACCGGCTCTTGTTATGGCATACAGCA AGAACGCATTGGGTCTTTGTCACGTACTGTCGAAACCCTGTCCGAAACCACAGCCGGACATGTGGGATCTCGGGCCCGAGTTACGCGACAAATGGGAGATCAATAGGAATGAGATACAGCTGATCTCGGAATTGGGTAACGGCAATTTCGGCAAGGTTTATTATGGCAAGTGGCGAAACAAGATCGAAGTGGCAGTGAAAACATTACGTCCGGGGACTATGTCGACTGAGGCGTTTTTGCAAGAGGCTGCTATAATGAAGCAGTTCCGACATAGGCATCTGGTCGCGTTGTACGCGGTCTGCTCAAAGGAGGAGCCTATCTACATCGTACAGGAATACATGTGCAACGGTAGTCTATTGGACTTTCTTCGGAAAGGAGATGGCAAGTACATGCAATTTGAAGATTTGATATACATCGCGGCTCAGGTGGCCTCCGGTATGGAGTATCTTGAGAGCAAACAGCTCATACACAGAGATCTCGCGGCGAGAAACGTGCTGATCGGCGAGAAAAACAAGGCAAAGATTTGCGATTTTGGTCTCGCCAGGGTGATTGAGGACGATGAATACTGTCCGAAACAGGGTAGCAGGTTCCCCGTCAAGTGGACCTCGCCTGAAGCCATTGTCTACGGTAGGTTCAGCATCAAGAGCGATGTCTGGTCGTACGGAATCTTGCTGATGGAGCTTTTCACTTACGGACAAGTTCCTTATCCCG GTATGCATGGCCGCGAAGTGATCGAGCAAGTGGACAAGGGCTACCGTATGCCGAAACCATTAAACCATCCGCTACCTGATAGCATCTATCGATTGATGCTACAGTGCTGGGATGCCAGTCCTGAGAAGCGACCCACGTTCGAGTTCCTGAATCACTATTTCGAGTCGTTTAATGTCACTAGCGAAATACCTTATCTTGAACCGCCGACGGACTGA